One Luoshenia tenuis DNA window includes the following coding sequences:
- the gdhA gene encoding NADP-specific glutamate dehydrogenase, whose amino-acid sequence MSYVDEVLSQVAKKNASEPEFLQAVKEVLESLRMVVEAHEDEYRRDAVLERIVEPDRQVKFKVQWVDDKGQAQVNTGYRIQFNNSIGPYKGGLRFHPSVNTGIIKFLGFEQIFKNSLTGLPIGGGKGGSDFDPKGKSDREVMAFCKAFMTELYKYVGADVDVPAGDIGVGAREIGYLYGQYKRITNLYEGVLTGKGLTYGGSLVRTQATGYGLLYLVDEMLRYNGMDLKGKTCAVSGSGNVAIYATEKATQLGAKVVTMSDSTGWIYDEEGIDLDAVKQIKEGRRGRLKEYTQYRPNAKYSESGRVWQAKVDIALPCATQNELDLEDAKMLVANGVQAVGEGANMPTTIEATEYFQKNGVLFAPGKAANAGGVATSALEMSQNSERLSWSFEEVDAKLKDIMTGIFHKIADASERYNAKGNYVIGANIAGFEKVVEAMQAQGI is encoded by the coding sequence ATGTCTTATGTAGACGAGGTACTCAGCCAGGTTGCTAAAAAGAATGCCAGCGAGCCGGAGTTTCTCCAGGCCGTTAAAGAGGTGTTGGAGTCCCTGCGCATGGTAGTCGAAGCGCATGAGGATGAGTATCGCCGCGATGCCGTACTCGAGCGCATCGTCGAGCCCGACCGGCAGGTCAAATTCAAAGTGCAGTGGGTGGATGACAAGGGGCAGGCCCAGGTCAACACCGGTTACCGCATCCAGTTTAACAACTCTATCGGTCCCTATAAGGGCGGGCTGCGCTTCCATCCTTCGGTCAACACCGGTATCATCAAATTCCTGGGCTTTGAGCAGATCTTCAAAAATTCGCTCACCGGCCTTCCCATCGGCGGCGGTAAGGGTGGTTCCGATTTTGACCCCAAGGGCAAGAGCGACCGCGAAGTCATGGCTTTCTGCAAGGCCTTTATGACGGAGCTGTACAAATACGTGGGCGCGGATGTGGACGTACCGGCCGGCGATATCGGCGTAGGCGCCCGTGAGATCGGCTATCTGTACGGTCAGTACAAGCGCATCACCAACCTGTACGAGGGCGTGCTCACCGGCAAGGGCCTCACCTACGGCGGCTCTCTGGTGCGTACCCAGGCTACCGGTTACGGCCTGCTCTACCTGGTCGATGAGATGCTCCGCTACAACGGTATGGACTTAAAGGGCAAGACCTGCGCGGTCTCCGGCTCCGGCAACGTGGCCATTTACGCCACCGAGAAAGCTACCCAGCTGGGCGCCAAGGTCGTCACCATGTCCGATTCTACCGGTTGGATCTACGACGAAGAGGGGATCGATCTGGACGCGGTCAAGCAGATCAAAGAGGGACGCCGCGGCCGCCTCAAAGAGTACACCCAGTATCGCCCGAACGCTAAGTATTCCGAGTCTGGCCGCGTATGGCAGGCAAAGGTCGACATCGCCCTGCCCTGCGCCACTCAGAACGAGTTGGATCTTGAGGATGCCAAAATGCTGGTGGCCAACGGCGTACAGGCCGTGGGCGAGGGCGCGAACATGCCCACCACCATCGAGGCTACCGAGTACTTCCAGAAAAACGGCGTGCTGTTTGCCCCCGGTAAAGCTGCCAACGCCGGCGGCGTAGCCACCTCCGCCCTGGAGATGAGCCAGAACAGCGAGCGCCTCAGCTGGAGCTTTGAAGAGGTGGATGCCAAGCTCAAAGATATCATGACCGGCATCTTCCACAAGATCGCGGACGCCTCTGAGCGTTATAACGCCAAGGGCAATTATGTGATCGGCGCCAACATCGCCGGTTTTGAAAAAGTGGTTGAAGCCATGCAGGCTCAGGGCATCTAA
- a CDS encoding lysylphosphatidylglycerol synthase transmembrane domain-containing protein — MKKESFKKALSWFNIIFTVSIVVVLIVMDTNNGGQEILWQQLQPGWLMVALCSLLLYWLTDACLLHYMIGVLYAPRIPYRVSLRNAMLGHFYSALTPFSSGGQPLQVFYMSGDGIPVGVSSSALLVKFIAYQTTIVTGCLVLFLAQIGSIVARFDQRLLVITLLGFLFNFMMVFILIMIMVSEKTVVRVVHGILNLCCKMRIIRHKEKAVTHVDKVLADYRQSIGFMKKHPKNLAVMIGLTVLELIFYFSIVYYVYRGFGLYGARQIDFIVDHLLHYMTVAFAPTPGSSLAAEAGFFAFFGQNIPRELQFSMMLVWRCITYYSCLLVGGGIVMYHSMRKLSRRRRAKVDGLMMPVEEEVRVEPHPIGEEPEAAQSDCDPPVEPEK; from the coding sequence ATGAAAAAAGAGTCATTTAAAAAAGCTTTAAGCTGGTTTAACATTATCTTTACGGTCAGTATCGTGGTGGTATTGATCGTGATGGACACGAACAACGGCGGGCAGGAGATCCTCTGGCAGCAGCTTCAGCCGGGCTGGCTGATGGTGGCGTTGTGTTCATTGCTGCTATACTGGTTGACGGATGCCTGCCTGCTGCATTATATGATCGGCGTGCTATACGCCCCGCGCATACCTTACCGCGTTTCCCTGCGGAATGCCATGCTGGGGCATTTTTACAGCGCGTTGACGCCGTTTTCCAGCGGCGGGCAGCCCTTGCAGGTCTTTTACATGTCGGGAGACGGCATCCCGGTAGGCGTTTCTTCCAGCGCGCTGCTGGTCAAGTTCATCGCCTATCAGACCACGATTGTGACCGGGTGCCTGGTGCTCTTTCTGGCGCAGATCGGCAGCATCGTAGCCCGGTTTGATCAGCGGCTGCTGGTCATCACGCTTTTGGGCTTCCTCTTTAATTTTATGATGGTGTTTATCCTGATCATGATTATGGTCAGCGAAAAAACGGTGGTCAGGGTCGTGCACGGCATCTTGAACCTCTGTTGCAAGATGCGCATTATCCGCCATAAGGAAAAGGCGGTCACCCATGTGGATAAGGTGCTGGCCGACTACCGGCAGTCCATTGGGTTTATGAAAAAGCACCCCAAGAACCTAGCGGTGATGATCGGCCTGACGGTGCTGGAGCTGATTTTTTATTTTTCCATCGTCTATTACGTCTACCGGGGCTTTGGCTTGTACGGCGCCCGGCAGATCGATTTTATCGTAGACCATCTGCTGCACTATATGACGGTGGCGTTCGCCCCCACGCCGGGCAGCTCGCTGGCGGCGGAGGCGGGATTCTTCGCTTTCTTTGGGCAGAACATCCCCAGGGAGCTGCAGTTTTCCATGATGCTGGTTTGGCGCTGCATCACCTATTATTCCTGCCTGCTGGTAGGCGGCGGCATCGTGATGTATCACAGCATGCGCAAGCTTTCGCGCCGGCGCCGGGCTAAGGTGGATGGGCTGATGATGCCCGTGGAGGAGGAAGTGCGGGTCGAGCCGCATCCCATCGGAGAAGAGCCGGAAGCGGCGCAGAGTGACTGCGACCCGCCGGTTGAACCCGAAAAGTAA
- a CDS encoding glycosyl hydrolase family 18 protein gives MARQIPEWLRKAPKTSPAGWLENISAQSPEPLTIAWAYRPHTYTGRPEGLDVLAPTWFYVEGTAEKPELKTIAQLGESCDFAQFVSQAHADGLKIWGTAVSMTPELSAALVHSQEHTAAFAAQLAQYVTDYQLDGVNFDFENMDPDDKLLYSDFIAQCRAALPEGTVLSVCTNIRMRNPDPNNFWQCYDHETLAQHADYLCVMAYDQNGSFSQEDGPVASLEWVDASLQTLLEVVPSDKVLLGVPFYGRDYTYTQQGGEYLPAWKTDSKMTVPVYDRHIQRLLEEGSYQDLRGNTVTVSQWNAQGTWMEPEAARYYEFVDTDNNLHKMWFDDGQALSLKSKLARRYHLAGSAVWEYAYASDSLWQGLAQGYTLYTPGGAQVAALQDLLDQAQQLQWFSAQGNWMGTSADAPAALRQALNTAGYNAQKDEMTPGEYLLLTAGDGTEYRIDFADDVLWPDAALGEKLGLADGQIELVPGSLRAQVAPLFAK, from the coding sequence GTGGCCCGCCAGATCCCCGAATGGCTGCGCAAAGCCCCCAAGACCAGCCCTGCCGGATGGCTGGAAAATATTTCCGCCCAATCGCCCGAACCGCTGACCATCGCCTGGGCCTACCGGCCGCATACCTATACCGGCCGTCCCGAAGGGCTGGACGTGCTGGCCCCCACCTGGTTCTACGTGGAGGGCACCGCCGAGAAGCCGGAGCTCAAGACCATCGCGCAGCTGGGTGAATCCTGCGATTTTGCCCAATTCGTTTCCCAGGCCCATGCCGATGGACTCAAGATCTGGGGGACCGCCGTCAGTATGACGCCCGAGCTTTCCGCGGCATTGGTCCACTCGCAGGAGCATACCGCGGCCTTCGCCGCACAGTTGGCGCAATACGTCACCGATTATCAGCTCGACGGCGTCAACTTCGACTTTGAAAATATGGACCCCGACGATAAACTGCTTTATTCCGACTTTATCGCCCAGTGCCGCGCCGCCCTGCCCGAGGGAACGGTCCTGTCGGTCTGCACCAATATCCGCATGCGCAATCCGGACCCAAACAATTTCTGGCAGTGCTACGATCATGAAACGCTGGCCCAACATGCGGATTATCTTTGCGTAATGGCCTACGATCAAAACGGTTCTTTCTCCCAGGAGGATGGGCCGGTGGCCAGCCTGGAATGGGTGGATGCCTCCCTCCAGACCCTGCTGGAGGTGGTCCCCTCCGATAAAGTCCTGCTGGGCGTGCCCTTTTATGGGCGGGATTACACCTATACCCAGCAGGGCGGCGAATACCTCCCCGCCTGGAAAACCGATAGCAAGATGACCGTACCGGTCTACGACCGGCACATCCAGCGCCTGTTGGAGGAGGGCAGCTATCAAGATCTGCGGGGCAATACCGTCACCGTCAGCCAATGGAACGCACAGGGGACATGGATGGAACCTGAAGCGGCGCGCTATTACGAGTTTGTGGATACGGATAACAACCTGCATAAAATGTGGTTTGACGATGGGCAGGCGCTCTCCCTCAAAAGTAAGCTGGCCCGCCGCTATCACCTGGCCGGCAGCGCCGTTTGGGAGTATGCCTACGCCTCGGACAGCCTATGGCAGGGTCTGGCCCAAGGCTATACGCTCTACACCCCTGGCGGCGCCCAGGTAGCCGCGCTGCAAGACTTGCTGGATCAGGCCCAGCAGCTGCAATGGTTCAGCGCACAAGGGAATTGGATGGGCACCAGTGCGGATGCGCCCGCCGCGCTGCGCCAGGCGTTGAACACGGCCGGTTACAACGCCCAAAAAGATGAGATGACGCCGGGAGAATATCTCCTCCTGACAGCCGGGGACGGAACCGAATACCGCATCGATTTTGCAGACGACGTCCTCTGGCCGGATGCGGCCCTTGGCGAAAAGCTGGGGCTGGCGGACGGGCAGATCGAGCTGGTGCCCGGCAGCCTGCGCGCACAGGTCGCCCCATTGTTTGCAAAGTAA
- a CDS encoding VanZ family protein yields the protein MYYMMSFVLEAVLGFLVGVFPLLAIFWLWQRRKVRRLGGKIYAVHTLGAAFFGIALVGMLGVTGVPSVGQIHFSPNISLIPFIDAGDTGVQYLPNVLLFIPFGFFLPLLWERFDSWGRVLLYGAGMSLAIEVAQLFCWRATDIDDWIMNTLGALIGFAVFRGLRKTAPRFVDHCRIQGGRTGIVGLEPWLILLLCWLFPLLLQPVVSEAVWSLFY from the coding sequence ATGTACTATATGATGAGCTTTGTTTTAGAGGCTGTGCTGGGATTTTTGGTTGGCGTTTTCCCGCTGCTTGCGATCTTTTGGCTCTGGCAGCGGCGCAAAGTAAGGCGCTTGGGCGGCAAGATATACGCCGTACATACGCTGGGGGCGGCGTTTTTCGGCATCGCGCTGGTAGGGATGCTAGGGGTCACGGGGGTGCCCTCCGTCGGACAGATCCATTTTAGCCCCAATATCAGCTTGATCCCCTTTATCGATGCAGGGGATACGGGCGTGCAGTACCTGCCAAACGTATTGCTGTTCATTCCCTTTGGCTTTTTTCTCCCGCTGCTGTGGGAAAGGTTTGACAGCTGGGGCAGGGTGTTGCTGTACGGGGCGGGCATGTCGCTGGCGATCGAGGTGGCGCAGCTGTTTTGCTGGCGGGCCACGGATATCGACGATTGGATCATGAATACGCTGGGCGCGCTGATCGGCTTTGCGGTTTTCCGCGGACTGCGAAAAACGGCGCCGCGATTTGTGGATCATTGCAGGATACAGGGCGGGCGAACGGGCATCGTGGGGCTGGAACCCTGGCTGATTCTGCTGCTTTGCTGGCTTTTCCCACTACTGTTGCAGCCCGTGGTGTCAGAGGCGGTCTGGAGCCTGTTTTATTAA
- a CDS encoding amidohydrolase family protein, with the protein MKQVETYKIIDAHTHIFPEKIAIKASKNIGHFYDIPMRYDGMAHTLVESGRRIGVSKYLVCSTATKPEQVESINDFVESKCKQYPEFFGFATLHPAYPDIERELDRIAQKGLHGIKLHPDFQAFDIDAPEAITMYKAIAKRGLPILFHTGDDRYDYSAPKRLYHAMSEVPDMVSIAAHFGGYRRWEEADRYLHVPNVYFDTSSSLFKLSPEDARAMIAHMGEDRFFFGTDYPMWDHEEELARFMNLKLSREQNEKIFHQNFEKLFGIRV; encoded by the coding sequence ATGAAGCAGGTGGAAACTTATAAGATCATCGACGCGCACACCCACATTTTTCCGGAAAAGATCGCCATAAAGGCCAGCAAAAATATCGGCCATTTTTACGATATTCCCATGCGCTATGACGGCATGGCGCACACGCTGGTGGAGAGCGGTAGGCGCATCGGCGTATCCAAATACCTGGTCTGCTCCACGGCGACCAAGCCCGAACAGGTCGAAAGCATCAACGACTTTGTGGAAAGCAAGTGCAAGCAGTATCCGGAATTTTTCGGCTTTGCCACGCTGCATCCGGCCTATCCCGATATCGAGCGCGAACTGGACCGGATCGCCCAAAAAGGGCTGCACGGCATCAAGCTGCATCCGGATTTTCAGGCCTTTGATATTGACGCGCCCGAGGCGATAACCATGTATAAGGCCATCGCCAAGCGAGGGCTGCCGATCTTATTCCATACAGGGGACGACCGGTATGACTATTCGGCGCCCAAAAGGCTATACCATGCCATGTCCGAGGTGCCGGACATGGTTAGCATTGCGGCGCACTTCGGCGGCTACCGGCGCTGGGAGGAGGCGGACCGGTACTTGCATGTGCCCAATGTGTACTTTGATACTTCCAGCAGCTTATTTAAGCTCTCTCCCGAGGACGCGCGGGCGATGATCGCCCATATGGGAGAGGACCGGTTCTTTTTCGGTACGGATTACCCGATGTGGGATCACGAGGAGGAACTGGCGCGCTTTATGAACTTGAAGCTTTCCAGGGAACAGAACGAAAAGATCTTCCACCAGAACTTTGAGAAGCTTTTCGGCATCCGGGTGTAA
- a CDS encoding V-type ATP synthase subunit D: protein MAQTRVNPTRMELTRLKRSLATAVRGHKLLKDKRDEMMRQFIGLIRKNKELREDVERELQSALKGFVIARGTMPAETLEEAILYPARQITVEAGLQNVMSVEVPKLQLQELGEKSGALPYGFAFTSAELDGAIATMAEILPKMLQLAEIEKSCNRLADEIEKTRRRVNALEYVMIPQMEENIRYITMKLDENERGSLTRLMKVKSMIAQRQEAPV, encoded by the coding sequence ATGGCGCAAACCCGTGTAAACCCCACGCGGATGGAGCTGACCCGGCTCAAACGCAGCCTGGCCACCGCCGTGCGGGGGCATAAACTGCTAAAAGATAAGCGCGACGAGATGATGCGCCAGTTCATCGGGCTGATCCGCAAGAATAAGGAGCTGCGCGAGGACGTGGAGCGTGAGCTGCAAAGCGCGCTGAAAGGTTTCGTCATCGCCAGGGGGACCATGCCGGCGGAGACACTGGAGGAGGCGATCCTCTACCCGGCGCGGCAGATCACCGTAGAGGCTGGCTTGCAAAACGTGATGAGCGTTGAGGTGCCTAAGCTCCAACTGCAGGAACTGGGGGAGAAAAGCGGCGCGCTGCCTTACGGCTTTGCCTTTACCTCGGCCGAGCTGGACGGGGCTATCGCCACCATGGCGGAGATACTGCCCAAGATGCTGCAGCTGGCGGAGATCGAAAAATCCTGTAACCGCCTGGCGGACGAGATCGAAAAGACCCGGCGGCGGGTCAACGCCCTGGAGTATGTGATGATCCCGCAGATGGAGGAAAATATCCGCTACATCACCATGAAGCTGGATGAAAACGAGCGGGGCAGCCTGACCCGGCTGATGAAGGTCAAATCCATGATCGCCCAGCGGCAAGAGGCGCCGGTGTAA
- a CDS encoding V-type ATP synthase subunit B has translation MLKEYRTIREVVGPLMLVDQVEGVKYDELVEIEQANGEIRAGRVLEIDGDKALVQLFESSQGLKISDSRARFLGRGIELAVSEDMLGRVFDGMGRPIDNGPEIIPDARMDINGQALNPAARAYPDEFIQTGISAIDGLNTLVRGQKLPVFSGSGLPHAQLAAQIARQAKVLGQNERFAVVFGAIGITFEEADFFIQDFRRTGAIDRTVLFMNLANDPAVERIATPRMALTAAEYLAYEKDMHVLVILTDITNYAEALREVSAARKEVPGRRGYPGYLYTDLASMYERAGRVQDKKGSITQIPILTMPEDDKTHPIPDLTGYITEGQIILSRELYRRGIQPPVDVLPSLSRLKDKGIGRGKTREDHADSMNQLFAAYARGKDCKELSAILGDSALTDVDKLYAKFADAFEAEYVNQGYETNRTIEETLTIGWKLLSILPRNQLGRIRDEYLDKYLPKAEGE, from the coding sequence ATGCTGAAAGAATATCGTACGATTCGCGAGGTCGTAGGGCCGCTGATGTTGGTGGATCAGGTAGAAGGCGTTAAATACGACGAATTGGTGGAGATTGAGCAGGCCAACGGCGAGATCCGCGCCGGGCGCGTGCTGGAGATCGACGGCGATAAGGCGCTGGTACAGCTGTTTGAAAGCTCGCAAGGGCTTAAAATATCCGATAGCCGCGCGCGTTTTCTGGGCCGGGGCATCGAGCTGGCGGTCTCAGAGGATATGCTGGGGCGCGTGTTTGACGGCATGGGCCGGCCCATCGATAACGGGCCGGAGATCATTCCGGATGCGCGAATGGACATCAACGGCCAAGCGTTGAACCCCGCGGCCCGGGCCTATCCGGATGAGTTTATCCAGACGGGCATCTCGGCCATCGACGGGCTCAATACCCTTGTGCGCGGGCAGAAGCTGCCGGTATTCTCCGGCTCGGGCCTGCCGCACGCGCAGCTGGCGGCGCAGATCGCCCGCCAGGCCAAGGTGCTGGGGCAAAACGAGCGCTTCGCGGTGGTGTTCGGCGCCATCGGTATCACCTTTGAGGAGGCGGATTTCTTTATTCAGGATTTCCGCCGCACCGGCGCCATCGACCGGACGGTGCTGTTTATGAACCTGGCCAACGACCCGGCGGTCGAGCGTATCGCCACCCCGCGCATGGCGTTGACGGCGGCGGAGTATCTGGCCTATGAGAAGGATATGCATGTGCTGGTCATCCTGACCGATATCACCAACTATGCTGAGGCCCTGCGTGAGGTGTCCGCTGCGCGCAAGGAGGTGCCGGGCCGCCGGGGCTATCCCGGTTACCTGTATACCGACCTGGCCTCTATGTACGAGCGCGCGGGCCGCGTGCAGGATAAGAAGGGTTCTATTACTCAGATCCCCATCCTGACCATGCCGGAGGACGATAAGACCCACCCCATCCCCGACCTGACGGGCTATATCACCGAGGGGCAGATCATCCTCTCGCGTGAGCTGTACCGCCGGGGCATCCAACCGCCGGTAGACGTACTGCCCTCGCTGAGCCGGTTAAAGGATAAGGGCATCGGCCGGGGCAAGACCCGGGAGGATCATGCCGATTCCATGAACCAGCTGTTCGCCGCTTACGCCCGCGGGAAGGATTGCAAAGAGCTCTCCGCCATTTTGGGCGATTCGGCGCTGACGGATGTGGATAAGCTGTACGCTAAATTTGCGGACGCTTTTGAGGCGGAATACGTCAACCAGGGATATGAGACCAACCGCACCATTGAGGAGACGCTGACCATCGGCTGGAAGCTGCTCAGCATCCTGCCGCGCAACCAGCTGGGCCGTATCCGCGACGAATACCTGGATAAGTACCTGCCCAAAGCGGAAGGGGAGTAA
- a CDS encoding V-type ATP synthase subunit A — translation MEGKIVKVSGPLIVASGMGEAKMYDVVRVSEQRLIGEIIEMRGEMASIQVYEETAGLGPGEPVESTGFPLSVELGPGLIESIFDGIQRPLKVIREMVGDRISRGIEVNALDHEKLWAFNPVIKVGDRVSGGDIFGTVQETPVVEQRIMVPYDVEGTVEWIFSGEATIMDPVLKVKKDSGETVELPMMQRWPVRRGRPYVSKISTSEPMVTGQRVIDTFFPVVKGGVAAVPGPFGSGKTVVQHQLAKWADADIIVYVGCGERGNEMTDVLMEFPELKDPRTGEPLMKRTVLIANTSDMPVAAREASIYTGITIAEYFRDMGYKVAIMADSTSRWAEALREMSGRLEEMPGEEGYPAYLSSRLAEFYERAGQVQCLGGDGRTGAVTAIGAVSPPGGDISEPVSQATLRIVKVFWGLSSSLAYKRHFPAIDWLQSYSLYTDRIEGWYNANVSPEWDSLRQKAMGILQDEASLDEIVRLVGVDALGFRDRLTLEAARSIREDYLHQNAFHEVDTYSSLPKQFGMLKMILAWYEQGLEALDEGASLQALIALPVRERISRLKYVPEEELGSFAEVERQLQSEIAALLSEEGV, via the coding sequence ATGGAGGGGAAAATCGTCAAGGTTTCCGGGCCGCTGATCGTGGCTTCGGGCATGGGCGAGGCCAAAATGTATGACGTTGTGCGCGTAAGCGAGCAGCGCTTGATCGGCGAGATCATAGAAATGCGCGGAGAGATGGCCTCCATTCAGGTATATGAGGAAACGGCGGGCCTGGGGCCCGGCGAGCCGGTAGAAAGCACGGGCTTTCCGCTCTCGGTAGAGCTGGGGCCAGGGCTGATCGAATCGATCTTCGATGGGATCCAGCGTCCGCTCAAGGTCATCCGCGAGATGGTGGGGGATCGGATCAGCCGCGGCATCGAGGTCAACGCCCTGGACCACGAAAAACTATGGGCCTTTAACCCGGTCATTAAGGTGGGCGACCGGGTGAGCGGGGGCGATATCTTCGGCACCGTGCAGGAGACGCCGGTGGTGGAGCAGCGCATCATGGTGCCTTATGATGTGGAAGGCACCGTGGAATGGATCTTCAGCGGCGAGGCCACCATTATGGACCCGGTGCTGAAGGTGAAAAAAGACAGTGGGGAGACCGTGGAGCTGCCCATGATGCAGCGCTGGCCGGTACGGCGCGGGCGGCCTTATGTGAGCAAGATCTCTACCTCTGAACCCATGGTGACCGGGCAGCGCGTGATCGATACCTTCTTCCCGGTGGTCAAGGGTGGCGTGGCCGCGGTACCTGGCCCCTTTGGCAGCGGCAAGACGGTGGTACAGCACCAGCTGGCCAAGTGGGCGGATGCGGACATCATCGTGTACGTAGGTTGCGGCGAGCGTGGCAACGAGATGACGGACGTGCTGATGGAGTTCCCGGAGCTGAAGGATCCGCGCACCGGCGAGCCGCTGATGAAGCGCACGGTGCTGATCGCTAATACCTCGGATATGCCGGTGGCGGCCCGCGAGGCCTCCATCTATACCGGGATCACCATTGCGGAGTACTTCCGCGATATGGGCTATAAAGTCGCCATCATGGCGGATTCCACCTCGCGCTGGGCGGAGGCGCTGCGCGAGATGAGCGGACGCTTAGAGGAAATGCCGGGCGAGGAAGGTTACCCGGCTTACCTGTCCAGCCGCTTGGCGGAGTTTTACGAGCGGGCCGGCCAGGTGCAGTGCCTGGGCGGCGATGGGCGCACCGGCGCGGTTACGGCTATCGGCGCGGTATCCCCTCCGGGCGGCGATATTTCAGAGCCGGTATCCCAGGCTACGCTGCGCATCGTCAAGGTGTTCTGGGGCTTAAGCTCCAGCCTGGCATATAAGCGCCACTTCCCGGCCATCGACTGGTTGCAGAGCTACTCGCTTTATACCGACCGGATTGAAGGCTGGTATAACGCCAACGTCAGCCCGGAATGGGATAGCCTGCGGCAAAAGGCCATGGGCATATTGCAGGATGAGGCCTCGCTGGACGAGATCGTGCGGCTGGTAGGCGTGGACGCGCTGGGCTTTAGGGACCGGCTGACACTGGAGGCGGCGCGCTCCATCCGTGAGGATTACCTGCATCAGAACGCATTCCATGAGGTAGACACCTATTCCAGCCTGCCTAAGCAGTTTGGCATGCTCAAGATGATCCTGGCCTGGTACGAGCAGGGCCTGGAAGCCTTGGATGAAGGCGCCAGCTTGCAGGCGCTGATCGCTCTGCCGGTGCGCGAGCGGATCAGCCGGCTTAAATACGTGCCGGAGGAGGAGCTTGGCTCCTTTGCCGAGGTGGAACGGCAGCTGCAAAGCGAGATCGCGGCGCTGCTCTCCGAGGAAGGGGTGTAA
- a CDS encoding V-type ATP synthase subunit F: MVNLGVVGERDSVMGFKALGLYVVEASSPTQAARAVDKMAREGFAVIFITETMATQMGETIDKYKAEAYPAIIPIPGNQGTTGLGMQLLKSNVEKAVGADILFGKEG; this comes from the coding sequence ATGGTTAATTTGGGCGTAGTAGGCGAGCGGGACTCGGTCATGGGCTTTAAGGCACTGGGGCTGTATGTGGTGGAGGCATCCTCCCCGACCCAGGCCGCCCGTGCGGTGGATAAAATGGCCCGGGAGGGCTTTGCGGTCATCTTCATTACGGAAACTATGGCGACGCAAATGGGCGAAACCATCGATAAATATAAAGCCGAGGCGTATCCGGCGATCATCCCCATCCCCGGGAACCAGGGAACGACGGGGCTGGGCATGCAGTTGCTAAAGAGCAACGTGGAAAAGGCCGTGGGGGCGGATATTCTTTTCGGGAAGGAAGGGTAA
- a CDS encoding V-type ATPase subunit produces the protein MPQPSYAYAVARLRVLEARLLPREKLMQIVDAQDAAEALRILVEGGIGGALQVASAHEYEALLREDLLETRELIRAITPEPQTTARFFYQYDCQNLKILFKLRALGREDGEEMLSPLGEIAPEELLRKVREKDYKELPGAIAQGCAGIENMLLEAAVDPQRLSAILDRAYFATALEGLKKGFLRDYFTAWIDLINIRTVLRLRRAGGDRAALEQLTIPGGGESEQTLARALEESDEGLIQLWQFRPFGPVVVGGIEALQQTGTLAGYERAMDDYLMALAREGKGELMSIRPILGYWLAKESQNRQLRQIMIGKLNGIAPDAIRERLRETYG, from the coding sequence ATGCCACAGCCAAGCTATGCTTATGCTGTAGCCCGCCTGCGCGTATTGGAAGCGCGGCTGCTGCCCCGGGAAAAACTGATGCAGATCGTCGACGCGCAGGACGCGGCGGAGGCGCTGCGGATTCTCGTTGAAGGGGGCATCGGCGGCGCGCTGCAGGTTGCTTCTGCGCACGAGTATGAGGCGCTGTTGCGGGAAGATTTACTGGAAACGCGGGAATTGATCCGCGCCATCACGCCGGAGCCGCAAACCACGGCGCGGTTCTTTTACCAGTACGATTGCCAAAATTTAAAGATCCTCTTTAAGCTGCGTGCGCTGGGCCGGGAGGACGGCGAGGAAATGCTTTCCCCGCTGGGCGAGATCGCGCCGGAGGAACTGTTGCGCAAAGTGCGGGAAAAGGACTATAAGGAACTGCCCGGGGCCATTGCACAGGGCTGCGCGGGAATCGAAAACATGCTGCTGGAAGCGGCGGTGGATCCGCAGCGCCTGAGCGCGATTTTGGACAGAGCCTACTTTGCCACGGCGCTGGAGGGGCTTAAAAAGGGCTTTTTGCGGGATTATTTTACCGCGTGGATCGACCTTATCAACATCCGCACGGTGCTGCGGCTGCGGCGCGCCGGGGGCGACCGGGCCGCGCTGGAGCAGCTGACCATCCCGGGCGGCGGGGAGAGCGAGCAAACGCTTGCCCGTGCGCTGGAGGAATCCGACGAGGGGCTGATCCAGCTATGGCAGTTTCGCCCCTTTGGGCCGGTGGTGGTGGGCGGCATCGAAGCTTTGCAGCAGACCGGAACGCTGGCAGGCTATGAGCGGGCGATGGACGATTACCTGATGGCGCTGGCGCGGGAGGGCAAGGGCGAACTGATGAGTATTCGTCCGATCCTGGGCTACTGGTTGGCCAAGGAAAGCCAGAACCGGCAGCTGCGCCAGATCATGATCGGCAAATTGAACGGTATCGCGCCGGACGCGATACGCGAAAGGCTGCGTGAGACCTATGGTTAA